The Heyndrickxia acidicola sequence ACTCCAAAATACTCGTTATAGGAGATACCCCAGCTGCCGAGAAATTTACTGAGTTATCAGCAGATAGGGACGAACTGGCAAGGATCGGAACTGTACCGACTACCAGGAAAATCCGCAGCATTTGCACCAGACTGACGGTAACCGTATTTGCTCCAACTTCTTCTGCGATGCTTGGCATGGCTGAAATTCCGCCGGGTGTTGTACTAAATAAGCTTGTGAGGATATCTGCCTTGCTGAACCGCCAAAGAACGATCCCACACAGAAGGGAGAGAATGATTGAGAATAACAGCATGACCGTGATGATGACTGCATTATTTTCAAAAATAGCAATGACTGACATATTCATCTTCTGCCCCAATTCTATTCCGATGATTGCCTGTCCAATATAACGCCAATATGGATGGACCCCTTTATTGTTCTCTTTCATTTGAAACCATTGCGGTTGCCAAAATGAAAGAATACCAGCCATTATCAGAGTTCCTACCATCCAGGCAATCGACATACCTGTCAAGGAGAGCAAATACCCGCCTGTACTGCTTGCCATAATAAATAAACCATTTTGAAGCAGTCTGTATTGCTTGAAATTCTTCATTAACCATGCTCCCTTTTTATATGATTAAATGAGCCTAAAAACATTGAAAATTATAGGAAGTGAATACCATGAAAGGACCAAAAATAAATAAAGATAAAATTCTAGTAAGTACCATTATTTTCTCTTCAAAAAGAGATACCTATTCTTACTATTTCATTAAAGTGAAAATCAAATGTATAAGGAGAGTAAGCGGAAGCTTTGCTGCTATAGAAATTTAGGAGCTATATATGAAAGAGGAAAGTGTTTAAATTGCGGTGCTTTTTAAATAGCTTACGAAAAGAGGGCGCAATGGAAGACAACCTACGAAACGACACTTTGTACGTCAAGCAACAAATAATGCGAAAACAGCCATGATATAAGATATCCCCTATGGAAAAACTTTATAGGCAATAACCCCTTTATGTCATTCTTTATTTGGGGATCTTTACATATCATTTAAAAAAGCTATGTCCAAAGGGTGGGGTTTTTGGTATTTAATTTAGGAATTTTTATAAGTGCATTGTGTACAACCATTGGAGCTTTACCCGCATTGTTATTCAGCCGAGTATCCCATCGATTAAAGGATAATTTGTTGGCGTACAGTGCAGGAATTATGGTAGCTGCATCTACTTATGCCTTAATTCCTTCTACACTTAAGCTCTCAAATATGTTTGTATTGACCATTGGAATGTTATTAGGCACTGTAACGCTTACTCTACTAGAAGTCAGTTTGCCTCATGCTGAG is a genomic window containing:
- a CDS encoding AbrB family transcriptional regulator yields the protein MKNFKQYRLLQNGLFIMASSTGGYLLSLTGMSIAWMVGTLIMAGILSFWQPQWFQMKENNKGVHPYWRYIGQAIIGIELGQKMNMSVIAIFENNAVIITVMLLFSIILSLLCGIVLWRFSKADILTSLFSTTPGGISAMPSIAEEVGANTVTVSLVQMLRIFLVVGTVPILASSSLSADNSVNFSAAGVSPITSILEWGSASWTAVLILGSGAGYLLGKKIKLPAPWLVGGMIGVSSVQMLGSFIHGNTFLAWWPHWFIVLAQVFIGSSIGSKLNKKMFIGSKNIILLGSMTSAGMISAMAVCAWGVSEFTQIPFVTALLAFAPGGVAEMATASAALHAGSDFVVAVQVMRLISIFILLPPFFRLLNRQVVTKAPSQKIF